One Clostridium novyi NT genomic window carries:
- a CDS encoding ABC transporter ATP-binding protein, producing MAKVILKDVEKIYPNGFKAVHGINLEINDGEFMVFVGPSGCAKSTTLRMIAGLEEITSGTISIGDKVVNDVPPKNREIAMVFQNYALYPHMTVYDNMAFSLKVRKVPKDIIDKKVRETAKNLDLEELLKRKPKELSGGQRQRVAVGRAIVRDPKVFLFDEPLSNLDAKLRVHMRVQLSKLHKELKTTMIYVTHDQVEAMTMGDRICVMNFGRIMQVDTPLNLYRYPVNKFVAEFIGSPTMNVIEGELIKEDDLVLIKVGDIKLRLPKDKADKVQGYIDKKVWFGIRPSDINLQENVNSIGIEGIVDFVENMGSEAFVYFKLGAKQFISNIQLSDISNIKTNDKIKLMFNMDNCHIFDIDTEKNITL from the coding sequence ATGGCTAAGGTAATTTTAAAAGACGTTGAAAAGATTTATCCAAATGGATTCAAAGCTGTTCATGGAATTAATTTAGAAATAAATGATGGTGAATTTATGGTTTTTGTAGGACCATCAGGATGTGCAAAGTCAACAACTTTGAGAATGATAGCCGGCCTTGAGGAGATAACATCAGGAACTATTTCTATTGGAGATAAGGTTGTAAATGATGTTCCACCTAAAAATCGTGAAATTGCTATGGTTTTTCAAAATTATGCATTATATCCACATATGACTGTTTATGATAATATGGCATTTTCTTTAAAGGTAAGGAAAGTTCCAAAAGATATCATAGATAAAAAGGTAAGAGAAACTGCTAAAAATTTAGATTTAGAGGAACTTTTAAAGAGAAAACCTAAGGAATTGTCAGGAGGGCAAAGACAGAGGGTAGCAGTTGGAAGAGCCATAGTAAGAGATCCTAAAGTATTCTTATTTGATGAACCTTTGTCTAATTTAGATGCAAAATTAAGAGTGCACATGAGAGTTCAACTATCTAAGCTTCATAAAGAATTAAAAACAACAATGATATATGTAACACATGATCAAGTAGAAGCTATGACTATGGGTGACAGAATTTGTGTTATGAATTTTGGACGAATAATGCAGGTTGATACACCTTTAAATTTATATAGATATCCTGTTAATAAATTTGTAGCTGAATTTATTGGTTCGCCTACAATGAATGTAATAGAAGGAGAACTTATAAAAGAAGATGACCTAGTTTTAATAAAAGTAGGTGATATTAAATTAAGGCTTCCTAAAGATAAGGCAGATAAGGTACAAGGATATATTGATAAAAAGGTTTGGTTTGGAATTAGACCTTCAGACATTAACCTTCAAGAAAACGTTAACAGCATTGGTATTGAAGGAATTGTGGACTTTGTTGAAAATATGGGAAGTGAAGCATTTGTTTATTTTAAATTAGGCGCTAAACAATTTATTTCAAATATACAATTATCAGACATTAGTAACATAAAAACAAATGATAAGATAAAGCTTATGTTTAATATGGACAATTGTCATATATTTGATATTGATACTGAAAAAAATATAACTTTATAA
- a CDS encoding ABC transporter substrate-binding protein — translation MRNVKKLVAFAITSVMMMSSLALGGCASKSTQTSTGDQKDKVTLNIFQFKVEVKEELEKAAKEYSEKHPNVKININTVGGGDDYGAALRAKIQSGEEPAIFNIGGPQDVKDWKARLVDLSGESWVKESIKGVLDGVTEDKKIYGMPFAVESYGLIYNKEIFKDAGIDASKINSYDSLEAAVKKLDNEIKSGKLKDKYPQLEAVFEMPAKETWITGLHSSNVALAQEFNSSLDSFKSDKVQFKYRDGFKSLIDLQANYSPNANSKGKLNAVDYATQVGQGIAIERVAIIQQGNWIFNDVDKTDEKVAKKLDILPIAIKGGKGDSIALGVPMYWAVNNKVSKEQQEAAKDFLNWLYTSDEGKDMIVNKFFFIPPFKGYEKYPAKDSLAVATERYIKEGKTIPWVFMGYPTDWGMNVVGKNIQKYLAGKMTWDEVIKDSQDQWTTMRNKK, via the coding sequence ATGAGAAATGTTAAAAAACTTGTTGCATTTGCAATCACATCAGTTATGATGATGTCTTCTTTAGCTCTGGGAGGTTGCGCATCCAAATCGACACAAACGAGTACTGGGGATCAAAAAGATAAGGTAACTTTAAATATATTTCAATTTAAAGTTGAAGTAAAAGAAGAACTTGAAAAAGCTGCAAAAGAATACTCAGAAAAACACCCTAATGTAAAAATTAATATAAATACTGTTGGTGGTGGAGATGACTATGGAGCAGCGCTTAGAGCAAAAATACAATCAGGAGAGGAACCAGCAATATTTAATATAGGAGGACCACAGGATGTAAAAGACTGGAAAGCTAGGCTAGTTGACCTATCAGGAGAATCTTGGGTAAAAGAATCTATCAAAGGAGTTTTAGATGGTGTAACCGAAGATAAGAAAATTTATGGCATGCCATTTGCTGTGGAATCCTATGGTTTAATATACAATAAAGAAATCTTTAAAGATGCAGGAATAGATGCGTCAAAAATAAATAGTTATGATTCTTTGGAGGCGGCGGTTAAAAAGCTTGATAATGAAATAAAATCAGGTAAATTAAAGGATAAATATCCTCAATTAGAAGCTGTATTTGAAATGCCGGCAAAGGAAACTTGGATAACTGGACTTCATTCATCAAATGTAGCATTAGCACAAGAATTTAACAGTTCATTAGATTCATTTAAATCTGATAAGGTTCAATTTAAATATAGAGATGGATTTAAGAGTTTAATTGATTTACAAGCAAATTATTCCCCAAATGCAAATTCTAAGGGAAAATTAAATGCTGTTGATTATGCAACTCAAGTTGGTCAAGGGATAGCAATTGAACGTGTTGCAATAATTCAACAAGGAAACTGGATATTCAATGATGTTGATAAGACTGATGAAAAGGTTGCCAAAAAACTAGACATATTACCAATCGCAATTAAAGGTGGAAAAGGTGATTCTATAGCCCTTGGAGTTCCAATGTACTGGGCAGTTAATAACAAGGTATCAAAAGAACAACAAGAAGCAGCTAAAGACTTTTTAAATTGGTTATATACTTCAGATGAAGGAAAGGATATGATTGTAAATAAATTTTTCTTTATTCCTCCATTTAAAGGATATGAAAAATACCCTGCAAAAGATTCTCTTGCAGTAGCTACAGAAAGATACATTAAAGAAGGTAAGACAATACCATGGGTATTTATGGGATATCCAACTGATTGGGGTATGAATGTTGTAGGTAAAAATATACAAAAATATTTGGCTGGAAAAATGACTTGGGATGAAGTTATAAAAGATTCTCAAGATCAATGGACAACTATGAGAAATAAAAAATAA
- a CDS encoding carbohydrate ABC transporter permease: MKKSRLWFSFFVAPILISFLIVVIIPAITGIYYSFTDWNGIDNNAPFVGLQNYRQIFSADSGFLQSFIFTLKFSIVSVIMINLIGFALALLVTREMKISNILRSIFFMPNMVGGLILGFIWQFIFTKAFNTIGMKLGWEFMTGWLSTTATGFWALVILMSWQMSGYMMVVYIAALQGIPDNLKEAAEIDGANPFQRLINITIPLVAPAFTVGIFLTLSNCFKLFDQNLALTGGGPYNSTQMLALNIYNSAFARNEFGISQAKAVIFLITVAVITLTQLNFNKKKEVEM, translated from the coding sequence ATGAAAAAATCAAGGTTATGGTTTAGCTTTTTTGTTGCACCTATATTAATTTCATTTTTAATTGTAGTAATTATACCAGCTATAACGGGAATTTATTATTCATTTACTGATTGGAATGGAATAGATAATAACGCACCTTTTGTTGGACTTCAAAACTATAGGCAAATATTTAGTGCAGATAGTGGATTTTTGCAATCCTTTATATTTACTTTAAAGTTTTCAATAGTGTCAGTAATAATGATAAACTTAATAGGTTTTGCTTTGGCACTATTAGTAACTAGAGAAATGAAAATTAGTAATATTTTAAGAAGTATATTTTTCATGCCTAATATGGTTGGAGGGCTTATCTTAGGATTTATATGGCAGTTTATATTTACTAAAGCTTTCAATACAATAGGAATGAAACTAGGATGGGAGTTCATGACAGGCTGGCTATCTACAACAGCAACTGGATTTTGGGCTCTTGTAATATTAATGTCATGGCAAATGTCAGGATATATGATGGTTGTTTATATTGCGGCACTTCAAGGAATTCCAGATAACTTAAAAGAAGCTGCTGAAATTGATGGAGCAAACCCATTCCAAAGACTTATAAATATAACAATTCCTTTGGTTGCACCAGCATTTACAGTAGGAATATTTCTAACTTTATCTAATTGCTTCAAATTATTTGATCAAAATCTAGCATTAACTGGTGGAGGGCCTTACAATTCAACCCAAATGTTAGCACTTAATATATATAATTCAGCTTTTGCAAGAAATGAATTTGGAATATCACAAGCTAAAGCAGTAATATTCTTAATTACCGTTGCAGTAATAACATTAACTCAATTGAACTTTAATAAGAAGAAGGAGGTTGAGATGTAA
- a CDS encoding carbohydrate ABC transporter permease, producing the protein MKQGLLKKIGWNILSIFVAIIFLAPLYIAFTNSFKTQKGLYLNVLGLPKGDTFTLDNYIRAFEDLNFFHSFLNSFLITTISTVLIVIFSSMAAWMLVRSKTKLSKFLFFLFAAAMLIPFQSVMLPLINIMGKLNLLNPVGLVFMYLGFGSSLSIIMYHGFIKNIPLELEEAAIIDGCNKFQVFWIIVFPLLKPITVTVSILNAMWIWNDFLLPQLVINKPEWQTLPLKMFYFFGEYSKKWNLALAGLVLAMIPIIVFYFFAQKHIVKGVTQGSIK; encoded by the coding sequence ATGAAACAAGGACTTTTAAAGAAAATTGGTTGGAACATACTATCTATTTTTGTAGCAATTATATTTTTGGCACCTCTTTATATAGCTTTTACGAATTCATTTAAAACACAAAAGGGGTTATATCTTAATGTTTTAGGATTACCTAAAGGAGATACATTTACTTTAGATAATTATATTCGAGCATTTGAAGATTTGAATTTTTTTCATTCATTTTTGAACTCTTTTTTAATCACAACAATAAGTACGGTTTTAATTGTAATATTTTCTTCAATGGCAGCTTGGATGCTTGTCAGATCTAAAACAAAATTAAGCAAATTCTTGTTTTTCTTATTTGCAGCAGCAATGCTTATACCATTTCAATCTGTAATGTTACCACTCATAAATATAATGGGAAAATTAAATTTATTAAATCCTGTAGGATTAGTATTTATGTATCTAGGATTTGGTTCAAGTTTATCAATAATTATGTATCATGGGTTTATTAAAAATATACCACTTGAGTTAGAAGAAGCAGCTATTATTGATGGTTGTAATAAATTTCAAGTGTTTTGGATAATAGTTTTTCCTTTATTAAAACCAATAACAGTGACAGTTAGCATACTAAACGCAATGTGGATATGGAATGATTTCTTATTACCACAACTTGTTATAAACAAACCAGAGTGGCAAACGCTTCCTCTAAAAATGTTTTATTTCTTTGGAGAGTATTCAAAGAAGTGGAATTTAGCACTTGCGGGACTTGTACTTGCTATGATTCCAATAATAGTATTCTATTTCTTTGCACAAAAACACATAGTAAAAGGTGTTACACAAGGTTCTATAAAATAG
- a CDS encoding TIM-barrel domain-containing protein produces the protein MKVFKIDNKVKKYRFGEPFNTETVLVEGTEIMEEPLEFLSINKNESIVLSYNLDKEDIVLGLGENQRGINKRGGIYESFCTDDPFHTEDKKSLYGAHNFLVVDGKEAFGVFVDFPGKVIFDVGYSNKNKLSIIIENINLDLYIIKGNSIKEIVKNFLNLIGDSYVPPKWAFGYQQSRWSYKDKNEINEVANNFIENKIPCDAIYLDIDYMERFKDFTIDNNAFPNFKKFTQEMKKKGFRLIPIIDAGVKIEDGYDIYEEGIKNNYFCKDENDEPFLVAVWPGKCHFPDFLNKDARDWFGLKYKILTDLGIEGFWNDMNEPAIFYTDRGLKEAIDFAKESEGKNLDINSHFELQDKFKGMSNNLLDYKSFYHNIDGNKVNHYQVHNLFGYNMTKSASEGLKKIDKNKRYLLFSRSSYIGMHRYSGIWTGDNCSWWQHILLNIKMMPSLNMCGFLYIGGDTGGFGSNSNAELIIRWTQFSIFTPLFRNHSARGTRKQEPFAFDRDTTEIMRNTIELRYALIPYIYSEYMKAVINKEVYFSPIMFEYDDEMSRRVEDQLLVGKSLMVAPIYEENAKGRYIYLPEDMLLWKAKNYKEKNYEVVSKGHSYIDIDIDEVPIFIRKNKMLVVGNSAQNVDSIDNRQLTVIAFVEKNAHYKYYDDDGITYDYKKGKYLELDINITKNEKDYDITVNENKVNNIQEIKFEILNTQGEVYLKTINL, from the coding sequence GTGAAGGTTTTTAAAATAGATAATAAGGTGAAAAAATATAGGTTCGGAGAACCTTTTAATACTGAAACTGTATTAGTAGAGGGAACAGAAATAATGGAGGAACCATTAGAATTTTTAAGTATAAATAAGAATGAAAGTATAGTACTTAGCTATAACTTAGATAAAGAAGATATAGTTCTGGGACTTGGAGAAAATCAAAGAGGAATAAACAAAAGGGGAGGGATATATGAGTCGTTTTGCACAGATGATCCTTTTCATACAGAAGATAAAAAGTCTTTATATGGAGCTCACAATTTTTTAGTAGTAGATGGAAAAGAAGCCTTTGGAGTATTTGTTGATTTCCCAGGAAAGGTGATTTTTGATGTTGGATATTCTAATAAAAATAAGTTGAGTATAATAATTGAAAATATTAATTTAGATTTATATATAATAAAGGGCAATTCTATAAAGGAGATAGTTAAGAATTTTTTAAATTTGATTGGAGATAGCTATGTTCCTCCTAAATGGGCTTTTGGATATCAGCAATCAAGATGGAGTTATAAAGATAAAAATGAAATTAATGAAGTTGCAAATAACTTTATAGAAAATAAAATACCATGTGATGCAATCTATTTGGACATAGATTATATGGAGAGATTTAAGGATTTTACAATAGATAATAATGCGTTTCCTAACTTTAAAAAATTTACACAAGAGATGAAGAAAAAAGGTTTTAGACTTATACCAATTATAGATGCAGGTGTAAAAATTGAAGATGGATATGACATTTATGAGGAAGGTATTAAAAACAACTATTTCTGCAAGGATGAAAATGATGAGCCATTTTTAGTTGCAGTGTGGCCTGGAAAATGCCATTTCCCAGATTTTTTAAATAAAGATGCAAGAGATTGGTTTGGACTTAAATATAAAATTTTAACAGATTTAGGTATTGAGGGGTTTTGGAATGATATGAACGAACCTGCAATATTTTATACAGATAGGGGACTTAAAGAAGCAATTGACTTTGCAAAAGAGTCAGAAGGAAAAAATCTAGATATTAATTCTCATTTTGAATTACAAGATAAGTTTAAGGGTATGTCAAATAATTTATTAGATTATAAGAGCTTCTACCACAACATAGATGGAAATAAGGTAAACCACTACCAGGTTCATAATTTATTTGGGTATAACATGACCAAAAGTGCCAGTGAAGGACTTAAAAAGATAGATAAAAATAAGAGATATTTATTATTTTCAAGATCTTCCTATATAGGAATGCATAGATATTCTGGAATATGGACAGGAGATAACTGTTCTTGGTGGCAACATATATTATTAAATATAAAAATGATGCCTTCATTAAATATGTGTGGATTTTTATATATAGGTGGGGATACAGGCGGTTTTGGAAGTAATTCTAATGCTGAACTTATAATAAGATGGACACAATTTAGTATATTTACTCCTCTTTTTAGAAATCATTCAGCAAGGGGAACAAGAAAACAAGAACCTTTTGCTTTCGATAGAGATACTACAGAAATTATGAGAAATACAATAGAACTTAGATATGCTCTAATACCATATATTTATTCTGAATACATGAAAGCTGTTATAAATAAAGAGGTGTATTTTTCTCCAATTATGTTTGAATATGATGATGAAATGTCAAGAAGAGTGGAAGATCAGCTTTTAGTAGGAAAATCATTGATGGTTGCACCTATATATGAAGAGAATGCTAAGGGGAGATATATATACTTGCCAGAAGATATGCTTTTATGGAAAGCGAAAAATTATAAAGAAAAAAATTATGAGGTAGTTTCAAAGGGACATAGTTATATAGACATAGATATTGATGAAGTACCTATTTTTATTAGAAAGAATAAGATGTTAGTTGTAGGGAATTCAGCACAAAATGTTGATTCTATTGATAATAGGCAGTTAACTGTAATAGCTTTTGTTGAAAAGAATGCTCACTATAAATACTATGATGATGATGGTATAACTTATGATTATAAAAAGGGTAAATATTTAGAATTAGATATTAATATAACAAAGAATGAAAAGGATTATGACATAACAGTTAATGAAAATAAAGTTAATAATATACAAGAAATTAAATTTGAAATATTGAATACGCAAGGTGAAGTCTATTTAAAAACAATAAATTTGTAA
- the malQ gene encoding 4-alpha-glucanotransferase, with protein sequence MFERSSGILMHITSLPSPYGIGTLGKEAYRFVDFLVKAGQKYWQVLPLGPTGYGDSPYQSFSAFAGNPYLIDLDLLCKEGLLEVNDYKYINFGYNCEEVDFQKIAENKMPILKMAFKNLKDKYRDELQQFKEENDEWIEDYALYMALKVKNNLKSWQLWDKDIKLRKKDALNKAKKELKDDIDYNIFLQFMFYKQWNNLKEYANKNGIKIIGDIPIYVAEDSADTWASSELFLLDKDKRPIVVSGCPPDGFSETGQLWGNPIYNWKYLEETNYSWWVKRIKANSKLYDVTRIDHFRGFESYWQVPYGEETAINGEWVKGPAMKLFNVIKKELGDVDIIAEDLGYLTDEVRKFREDSGYPGMKVLEFAFDAREESDYLPHNYDKDCVVYTGTHDNDTVNGWFENANKSDVDFAIKYLKLTKEEGYNWGFIRGALSSVASLAIAQFQDYLGLGTEARMNIPSTLGGNWRWRAKKKDINGDLSKKICEITKLYGR encoded by the coding sequence ATGTTTGAGAGAAGCAGTGGAATTTTAATGCATATTACTTCTTTGCCTAGTCCCTATGGAATAGGGACTTTAGGAAAAGAAGCCTATAGATTTGTAGACTTCTTAGTTAAAGCGGGACAAAAATATTGGCAAGTTTTGCCCTTAGGACCTACTGGATATGGAGATTCTCCCTATCAATCATTTTCAGCTTTTGCAGGAAATCCATATCTTATAGATTTAGATTTGCTATGCAAAGAAGGACTATTAGAAGTTAATGATTATAAATATATAAATTTTGGGTATAACTGTGAAGAAGTAGACTTTCAAAAAATAGCAGAAAATAAAATGCCTATATTAAAAATGGCTTTTAAAAATTTAAAAGATAAATATAGAGATGAGTTACAACAATTTAAAGAAGAAAATGATGAATGGATAGAAGACTATGCTTTATATATGGCGTTAAAAGTAAAAAATAATTTAAAGTCGTGGCAACTATGGGACAAGGATATAAAACTTAGAAAAAAGGATGCCTTAAATAAGGCGAAAAAAGAGCTTAAAGATGATATAGATTATAATATATTTTTACAGTTTATGTTTTATAAGCAGTGGAACAATTTGAAAGAATATGCTAATAAAAATGGAATCAAGATAATTGGAGACATACCAATTTATGTTGCAGAAGATAGTGCAGATACATGGGCAAGTAGTGAACTATTTTTATTAGATAAAGATAAAAGACCAATAGTTGTATCCGGCTGTCCCCCAGACGGATTTTCTGAAACTGGACAGCTTTGGGGAAATCCAATATATAATTGGAAGTATTTAGAGGAGACAAATTACAGTTGGTGGGTAAAAAGAATAAAAGCTAATAGTAAACTTTATGATGTAACTAGAATAGATCATTTTAGAGGGTTTGAATCATATTGGCAAGTTCCTTACGGAGAAGAAACCGCTATAAATGGTGAATGGGTCAAAGGTCCTGCTATGAAATTATTTAATGTTATAAAAAAAGAACTGGGTGATGTAGATATAATAGCTGAAGACTTAGGATATTTAACAGATGAGGTTAGGAAATTTAGAGAAGATAGTGGATATCCTGGTATGAAGGTATTAGAGTTTGCTTTTGATGCTAGAGAGGAAAGTGATTATCTTCCACATAATTATGATAAAGATTGTGTAGTTTATACAGGTACACATGATAATGATACTGTAAATGGATGGTTTGAAAACGCTAATAAAAGTGATGTGGATTTTGCTATAAAATATTTAAAACTTACTAAGGAAGAAGGATATAACTGGGGATTTATAAGAGGAGCTTTAAGTTCAGTAGCTTCCCTTGCTATTGCACAATTTCAAGATTATTTAGGACTTGGAACAGAAGCAAGAATGAATATTCCATCAACATTAGGTGGCAATTGGAGATGGAGAGCTAAAAAGAAAGATATAAACGGAGATTTGAGCAAGAAAATATGTGAAATTACCAAACTGTATGGAAGGTAG